A genomic region of Cannabis sativa cultivar Pink pepper isolate KNU-18-1 chromosome 1, ASM2916894v1, whole genome shotgun sequence contains the following coding sequences:
- the LOC115706709 gene encoding putative glycerol-3-phosphate transporter 1 — protein sequence MGSLGEIAPEETSNKPPGIKFVEHIKKSPISFKTHQVIVLIVTFLAYASYHAARKTTSVVKSSLDPQSQDLGLKFAPWRITYLQSPPETRKLSWAPEDGWAPFSGSDGTALLGELDVAFLAVYAMGMYFSGHLGDRLDLRIFLTVGMVGTGVFTSLFGLGYWGNIHSFYYFLIIQMAAGLFQSTGWPSVVAVVGKWFGKKKRGLIMGIWNAHTSIGNITGSLVASVLLSYGWGWSFVVPGVLITFFGLVVFFFLPVSPEAVGADEDEDEDEPQSPKKIGEALEVPFLRSEKMGNKDKAVGFIEAWKIPGVAPFALCLFFAKLVAYTFLYWLPFYISHTAIDGKYLSNETAGNLSTLFDVGGVVGGILAGHISDRLNARAITAASFMYCAIPALFFYRSYGHLSLPLNIFFMFITGMFVNGPYALITTAVSADLGTHSSLKGNSRALATVTAIIDGTGSVGAAIGPLLTGYISTKSWSLVFTMLMGAALIAGLFLTRLVVCEVTEKIEESRSQGGSPATRSSSPIDEV from the exons ATGGGTTCATTGGGTGAGATTGCACCAGAGGAAACATCCAACAAGCCCCCAGGGATAAAGTTTGTGGAGCACATAAAAAAGTCCCCAATTTCCTTTAAAACCCACCAAGTAATTGTTCTgattgtgacatttttggcatACGCAAGCTACCATGCTGCCAGGAAAACAACAAGTGTAGTGAAAAGTTCTCTTGATCCCCAATCACAAGATTTGGGCTTGAAGTTTGCACCATGGAGGATAACATACCTTCAATCTCCACCAGAGACCAGAAAGCTTTCCTGGGCTCCTGAAGATGGTTGGGCACCTTTTAGTGGATCAGATGGAACAGCTCTTCTTGGTGAACTGGACGTGGCGTTCCTCGCAGTTTATGCCATGGGAATGTATTTTTCTGGTCATCTTGGGGATAGATTGGATTTGAGGATCTTTTTAACAGTTGGAATGGTAGGAACTGGTGTGTTCACTTCCCTATTTGGTCTTGGTTACTGGGGAAACATCCATAGTTTTTACTACTTCCTTATAATTCAAATGGCTGCTGGTCTTTTCCAATCAACTGGTTGGCCTTCAGTGGTTGCAGTAGTTGGTAAATGGTTtgggaagaagaagagaggccTTATAATGGGAATATGGAATGCTCACACCTCTATTGGAAACATCACTGGTTCATTGGTAGCTTCTGTTTTATTGAGCTATGGATGGGGCTGGTCCTTTGTTGTGCCTGGTGTGTTGATCACATTTTTCGGTTTggttgttttcttcttcttaccGGTGAGTCCTGAGGCCGTAGGAgctgatgaagatgaagatgaagatgaaccACAGTCGCCCAAGAAAATTGGGGAGGCATTGGAGGTACCATTTTTGAGATCAGAGAAAATGGGAAATAAGGACAAAGCTGTTGGATTCATAGAAGCATGGAAAATTCCAGGAGTTGCTCCTTTTGCTCTTTGCCTATTCTTTGCCAAATTGGTCGCTTACACATTTCTCTATTGGCTTCCTTTCTACATTAGCCACACAG CTATAGATGGCAAGTACTTATCCAATGAGACTGCTGGAAACCTGTCTACATTGTTTGATGTTGGGGGTGTAGTTGGAGGAATCCTAGCCGGTCACATTTCTGATCGCCTTAATGCAAGAGCAATAACAGCAGCGAGTTTCATGTATTGCGCTATTCCTGCTCTCTTCTTCTACAGAAGTTATGGACATTTGTCATTACCTCTAAACATTTTCTTTATGTTCATAACGGGAATGTTTGTGAACGGGCCATACGCTCTTATAACAACTGCGGTATCAGCTGATCTTGGTACACATAGCTCTTTGAAAGGGAATTCGCGAGCACTTGCAACTGTAACAGCAATCATAGATGGAACAGGCTCGGTTGGGGCTGCAATTGGACCCTTGTTAACTGGCTACATCTCAACTAAGAGTTGGAGCTTAGTTTTCACAATGCTGATGGGAGCAGCCCTGATTGCAGGATTGTTTCTAACTAGGCTTGTTGTGTGTGAGGTGACTGAGAAAATTGAGGAATCAAGATCACAAGGAGGGTCTCCCGCGACCAGATCTTCATCTCCAATTGATGAGGTTTGA